Below is a genomic region from Falco naumanni isolate bFalNau1 chromosome 2, bFalNau1.pat, whole genome shotgun sequence.
GCCGAGACCAGATTTCCTTGCAGATCCCATGGATATGCAGTACTGTGCAAGGGAGAAGTAAACCTTTAGTGATATACCAGTTAACGCTGCACTGCAGTTTTTACTTATAAGCCCTTTATCTCTGAATATCAGTTCCTTTCACTGTCAGTAGGAACGCCACGTATGAAGAGGAATGGGCATCAAagagttgggaaaaaaaaatttttagagAAGTCTACAAGCAGAGTTCTGCGATCATTTTACTGACTTTAGGCTATGTTTTTCTGTGGTGCCACTCACACTTAGGTAGTCAGGTCATCACCTGGACTGCGCACCGAGGACTGTCCCTCTTGGCATCATCTGTAAAGATGAGCTTAAGCCACCTTCCCTGCTGGAGCTAGCTGAGTGTCATTCAGTCTACAGCAGGGCTCCTCAAACTTcttaaacagggggctggcacaTGGATGAAgcggcaggcagtcatctgcggctgcttggtttccccccccaacccctggtgggggggtgtgtgtgtctgtaaataccgggggccagactgaggaccctggggggccgtttccagcccacgggccgtagtttgaggacccctggactCTACAGTGTGAGTGCCAGTCCTAGCTGAGGGCTGGGTGCACCCCCAGTCACTGCGCTCCTTAACTAAAGGTAAGTCCCTTCTGCCACGTAATTTCTTTCTACTGAGTGCAGATCAGCCAAACATCTGTTAAAGCTGACAGTGTGGAAGTAACATGTAACACCTCATAGGCCTTTGCAGGCCTCACTTGTTAAGAAATATTTGCAGCTAACAGTCTCTTCTGGTCAGCATGATTTAATTAACAAAGGAAGTATTCATAAAAGAATATACTGCCTAAGGCTTCCCAATCTGTCTAGAGCCTCCTTACTGAAGAATTTCAGTCGCTGCTGTTACCACATCCTGCTTATCTGACAGCCTGGTGAAGAACAAATCGTATAACCTATATAGtatatatacagtatataaaCTGTAACTGCCTCGCTTGGGCACAGCTCGTATCAGCAGAAGCTGCCTgccttctgtgttttctcctaTAGCACtaaactgctgctgttctgaCCTGATTAAAATTGCATTCCAGTTATTCTGCAACAGAATTTGGTGCTGTGACTTGGATTCATATGTCCTGCTTCACCTGGGATGACCGCAGACTGATCTCTGTCGAAAATCCCTCGGTGCCGCTCAGAAAGGTAAGGGATCTTTTGAAATCCCTACTGGAGTTTCAGCTGAGGGTTGTGTGTATGGACAACAAGGACACTGGAAGCCAGAATGTCCTTATGGACCTAACTGTAAGTCTTTTCAGTCCAGCAGGATTCAGTCACCCTAACCTTCCCCCCAACTCTTCCTTCATGCCATAGCCTCAGAAACATGATTAGGACAGCCATATGACTAACCAAATGACATAAACATCATTACTCCTTTACTTTCTTTAGGCCAGGCTGGTCCTTATTCATCTTGCCCTATTAACAGCAAGATTGTTTGTTGCCTAACTGATACTGCTGTTTCTCAGTCCACTTTATGTGCCTCTGATTTTCCTGCCAGTTCCTTATCTTCAGTAGTAAATGCTGTTGGTATTTCAGAACAACCCGTATGTCATCCAGTAACAAGCCCCTTTAACTATCTGCCTCATTTCTGGATACCGTGCTTTCCTTTTAAGTCCTACCACGCCGGTTAACCTTCCAGGAGAAGACTGTTAATGTAAATTGGATTGTGCTATATATTGTGCCCTGAACGACATTTACCTTGATGTGCTTGCACCTTGACAGAATGAAtttatggctttttttgctTGATGAACCTCCCACTTCAATTTTAACTAGCTCTACTATTCAAGGGCAGTTTGGTGAAGAAAGAGTTAAATGACAAAGGTATATGAAGTCTGTAACTGCCTCGTTTGGGCAGAGCTCACAGCAGAAGAGTCTCATGGCAGCACTGGGTTCTCTCCTACAGTTATAGCAATAAACTGCTTCTGTTGTGACCTAATCAAAATTGCATTCTGCTTATTCAGCAACAACAGTGAAATGAGCCTTTCTTTCTACTTTATGTTgagctattatttttatttaacatgaAAACTGTCATTTTCAGTTCACTATTACCTTCCATTAGAAAATTTTCTCCTAGGTAGTAACACAAGGAGCCTGATTCTCCTAGATCTGTATTTGCAAGTGTATTTCCTAATGTAGAAGTATTCCCTCTTTCAGCTTAGATACCAGTACCTCTGGCAGTGTTACCAAATTCTATAACTAGAATGTATAAGCTAACTAACAAATACTATACGGACATATGTTTTTGTTTAACAATTTGCACATAttcttgaagaaacagaacGCACACATTATTTGACTCAGGATGTCCCATGCAAAGAACTATGAAGGATGATTAACTGAAGTAATTGCTGTTTAGGACAAGGCGGCCTTGAAGACATTACATCCTGCCAAACTGGCAACACAAGACTCTTGCAAATCAAGATATATCTGATACCTTTTGGACAGATAAAGATGTGTTCTTAAGCTaactaccttcattataatactaaaaattaaaTCCCTTACGCCAGATACCCCGACCCACAGAGACCGTTCCCCTTGTGTAGTTAACCAATAAGATTGTGTAACCATTATGTGGATTACCATACGATCAGTGTTAGAAGGTTGGAAGTTAACAAATTAATATCCACGTAATCATGTATAAATCTGACTGTGGAAACTACCAAGGGGTGCTAGTTCATCTAGCACCCAAACTTGCACAACTTTATATTAAAAGCTGTATCTTGTATTCTTAAGACTTTCTTTGATTTTGCACACTGGGCAACGAGACGACAGCACCAGTGACTCCCACTTTAGGCCAGGCAATGCAGGTACAGAGAAGGCACATATGGCCTCTGTCCCAGTTAGATTCTCCTGCCCTCATCACACAACCCCCCACACTGAACTTCCTAATCCCTCCCCTGCTCTTGCACACACGTGAACAGAAGTTCCAGGGTAGAACTGCTAGGCTGATTCACTACACAGCAGCGAGCTTAGCTTACTGCCATGCCTGTACAGTGGAGAAAGAGGATCACCAGCACCCTGCAAGAGCATACTTTCAACCAGAAACCAGGGGGACATCCCTCTCCGTGCAGCTCAGGGGCTGAGACATGCCCTTTGAGCTACTATCCACCAGGAGTGGGACGCAGGCTGGGGGAtccagtgcagcagcagagcagcagttttCCACCTACCCCATCCCATCTGTGTCAGCCATTTGTACCTTCTTTGCTACAAAGCCAGTTTGGGATGCCTCTGCCATTTTCCTTGGTTTAAACAAGGATGTCTGTCCACACGGAGCGACACAGGGCTGCAGCCTATTGCAGCAGCTTACATCCTGTTGTTTGGGAACCTCGGGTACAGGCAGTGTGACATCTAATTGCTAGTAGGTAATACTAAGCAAAAGCACAAGATTTAACAGTTTGAATGACTAATAAGATAAAAATTCAGCTtgtataaatgttttaattctgtttccaataaattaaataaaaaagcagcaggagtttaacttacattttcaaaatgcaagtcACATTAACATTAGCATATTTTCACATAGCAGATTCCACCTGCTGTGCAACTCATCATCTTGTGGACACACTCTTAGTAATGTTGTTGCTAGTGTAGTGGTTTCACTTGGGCAAAACTTACTACCAGTAAGGCTCTTTACTAGTTCACTGCACAGCGCTGGTGGCAGCCACTGCTCTGGCAGATCAATGTTGCAGACTTCAATCCTTCCGTGCTTTACATCCATATCTACTTTAACATCAAGAACAGAATCTTTATAGACCATGCTAAAACAAGTGTTGATGCTGAACTTCGGTGTCTTTCCATACACCCATTCCCACGTTTGTAGTTCTttagttttattattaattcCAGGAAGCACAGTCTCATCAGCTGGATTTATTAAGGTGATATGATGATCCATTTCGTGTTGTGTAGCATATTCTTCCGCAATGGCATCCAGGAGCATCTCACAAGTTAAACTGGGATCCTcttcaaagagatttttcaCTGAGGCAGGCACACTAGGAGTGGCATTGCTTTTTAGCCCTTTATAAGGACTTTTTAGCACAGAAGATAAAACAAACTTATCTGCGTTACAGAGTAAGGTACAGTGGTGATAAGCAGTTGTTCTTCCTAGCTTTGAAGCAGTACCTGAGATTTTGTATTGCCTATCTAGCAAGATGTCATATCTGTCAGTGACATGCACATCTAACCGGGGGCGCAAGGCTTTCAGTGCCTTCACAATTAGTTTCAGGTTTTCCATTCGTtcgtatttttttctggttgtaaAGAAAGTCAAATTGATGTTGCCTAAGTCATGATAAACTGTCCCCCCTCCACTTCTTCTCCTGGCtagctttatatttttttgccttaatAGCCTGAGGTTGCATTCCTGCCAGGGATTCTGATGTCTCCCTATTACCACAGCAGGGGAATTTCTCCAAAGGAAGAGGACCTGTTGGTTTTCTAAATTCATGTGGTCATGGATCCAGTCTTCCACTGCTAGATTTTGGTAAACGTCATTAGAAATAGATTGGATAATGAGGCCTCCACTAGTGGTGCTTCTGAAGCCAGCTTTTGGAGTTCTGAGGACACAGGATAGCTGAAGGCAGTTCTTTAATGATGACCGGAGTACCATGTTTTTAATAACCAGACAGTAAATGGAAGGAATGCTTGACCTGGTAAAGGTGAATGTGACAAgtgcacagcctgctgctgtgacagaaatgaaatgctaGTGGCAGTCATACTCTTCCCAGCATAGCAATACTTTTGAACTGATGTGAGTTATGAGGCACGTTTCCCCTCCTGAAGCTAATGATGCCATCCAGACCCTGATGTGTGCTTCACATAAAAGCTGGCATTGTCAGAGTAGCTTCTCCTCACAGTCCTTGGTGCGTTAAAGgccaaaggaagaaacagaattaaaccGTGTTCTCCCCTCACTCAATACAGTCTTGCTAATACAATTTGACTTTGTGGATTTTACTAAACTTATTTTAACAGCCCAGGTTTATAAATTCGTTTTACACGGATctgagaggaagaagcaggcGCAACAAGCTGGCGGGCCGGCTGGGTGCGTGAGGAGCCAGGCAGCCGCCCGCAGCGCCCAGCCGTGAGGCGCGGCAAGCCCCGCCGAGTCACCGCACCCGGTAccacccgccgccgccccggcgccATTTCGTTCTCGGCGGCTGCCCTCGGCGGCCACCCCCCACGGCGCGGCGACCTGAGGGGGgctgccccgccccgccaccgGCCGCCCTCCCGCCCTCCCCACGGCACCGGCCGCCCCTGCGCGCACGAGTCGCTACTcacggcgcggcggggcggggcgcggcggcggcgctcgTGCAGGCCGGTCAGAGCCGTAGTGCGGCCCCGCCGCGTGCTCCGGCACGGCACGCCTTCCGCTTCCCGGGGTTAGAGGTGCCGGGGGCGGGCGTCCGGCTGCCGGGGCTGTCCCGCCGTAcgcggccgccgctgcccggggTGAAACCGGGGAGGGGAGccggggaggcaggcaggcaggccgGCCGTCAGTCTGTGTGTCAGTCAGgcagtcagtcagtcagtcagtcagaGCCGGGGAGGCAGTCAGTCAGTCCGTCAGTCTGTGTgccagtcagtcagtcagtcagtcagaGCCGGGGAGGCAGGCAGTCAGTCCGTCAGTCTGTGTGTCAGTCAGTCGGTCAGTCAGAGCCGGGGAGGCAGGCAGTCCGTCCGTCAGTCTGTCCGTCCGTCAGTCAGTCCGTCCGTCCATCTGCCCAGCTCCCCGGTGGCGGCGGAGGGCCGCAGGCCGCAGGcaggcttctgctgctggggcaaGAGCTGAGGGGAGCGGGTGGCACCCCGGCGGGCGCGAGCCAGTTGTGCCTCTCACCCCGCAGCCCGCACGTGGTGCGGCTGGAGGAAGCTGGCGAGAGGTGGGAACGGGCAGCTGCTGTGCCGCCCGCCGCTGGATTATGGCTTTTCAGCTggtaaaagaaaaccaagaaaaaaaaacccaaacccaaacctccTGTGGTAAGAGATTGTAAAAAGTTAAGCGATGTTAAAGAAAGTAGGTCAGTGTTGATCTTCGCAGCTTCTGCCAACATGGTAACTGCGAAGCATGGGATCGTGCCAACAAGAGGCAGATGCACGATGCATAAAAAGCGTGATTCTTCATGCAAGACCCAGCTGTGTGATTCCACACCACAGGATGTTCTGGATGCTAGAAGCTTTCATGAGTTAAGAAGGACACTGAACAAGTTCACACAAATGCACAGAGGCTTGTGACATACATAGAAACTACCCATGGTATTCATGAAGATACAGAAACTAAATGTTAATAGCATAATTCATTAACAAGCTGGAAGTGATCAAAGACTAGATAATTAAAGACTTATTGCGTGCAGCAGATTCTCTTCAGATTTGCATTGATTTAAGCCATTCTTAAAGTCTACCGGACTTTAGCTATAACCCTTCAAGAGCTACTGTCTGTATTTAAGCTTATACTGTGGGCCAACGTTAAATGCTAGTAGC
It encodes:
- the LIPT1 gene encoding lipoyltransferase 1, mitochondrial; the encoded protein is MVLRSSLKNCLQLSCVLRTPKAGFRSTTSGGLIIQSISNDVYQNLAVEDWIHDHMNLENQQVLFLWRNSPAVVIGRHQNPWQECNLRLLRQKNIKLARRRSGGGTVYHDLGNINLTFFTTRKKYERMENLKLIVKALKALRPRLDVHVTDRYDILLDRQYKISGTASKLGRTTAYHHCTLLCNADKFVLSSVLKSPYKGLKSNATPSVPASVKNLFEEDPSLTCEMLLDAIAEEYATQHEMDHHITLINPADETVLPGINNKTKELQTWEWVYGKTPKFSINTCFSMVYKDSVLDVKVDMDVKHGRIEVCNIDLPEQWLPPALCSELVKSLTGSKFCPSETTTLATTLLRVCPQDDELHSRWNLLCENMLMLM